The following coding sequences are from one Shewanella eurypsychrophilus window:
- a CDS encoding EAL domain-containing protein translates to MLSTRAIIIALFLLIFSCEIAAISAETKGLELGVNSQLPHCSILNKHSTNDAFKQAEIQLVSFPILYALTNNKAFISSPTEAKLRFTHSLQAIYSIALISILIFLFIKLKSKRREHLNAAKTVRESEERLKLALWASGDGMWDWHIEKNQVFRSNISNPILLGNNVKTLLNIIHPKDRPKVENLLEAHLTGKTVFFEAEYRIKNEDGSWMWLLDRGKVTETDNQNRAVRMTGTLRDITAKKQTDNTLRLSAQVLDSMREAVIVGDNNHQIISVNPAFTTITGFSFEEVLNKHILDFASNKKAFSQYRKVQRELSTNHYWSGESTIVHSDGRQIPTWLEVTKIDDHHGNNDYFVAVFNDISARKKAEEDLRFLANYDALTGLPNRSLFQDRIQHATKQANRTNRLVALLFIDLDRFKYINDSMGHHVGDQLLKSVAQRLRNIVRQGDTVARIGGDEFTIILENLSKQSAAKQVSDKIIQAFNTPFTLEGNQFSVSSSIGISLYPNDANSSEELIKFADTAMYHAKSQGRNNYQFYLPEMNEVVSRHVQIEAGLKQAIERNELYLVYQPKYTIREHKITGFEALLRWHSTELGSITPMEFIPVAEEIGMIEKIGHWVLNQACQQLSAWHQMGYTELNIAVNLSAKQLKTDLVSIVEVALGVANLPASALELEITESSIMNNPADAITIFTQLKTLGIALAIDDFGTGYSSLSYLKRFPVDTLKIDKEFIHDIDSQQADATITTAIIAMAKSLQLEVVAEGVENQQQLELLTLQECDQVQGFLFSKPRKATECTELLRAAAGAI, encoded by the coding sequence ATGCTTTCAACCAGAGCGATCATCATTGCACTATTCCTATTGATATTTAGTTGCGAAATAGCGGCTATTTCAGCAGAAACTAAAGGGCTGGAATTGGGGGTAAATAGTCAGCTTCCTCACTGCTCAATCTTAAATAAGCACAGCACAAACGACGCATTTAAGCAGGCTGAAATTCAGCTGGTATCATTCCCTATACTCTATGCTTTAACAAATAATAAAGCCTTCATTTCATCGCCAACGGAGGCAAAGCTCAGGTTTACACACTCCTTACAGGCTATTTACTCTATTGCATTGATTTCAATTCTTATTTTTCTATTTATAAAGTTAAAATCAAAGCGAAGAGAGCATCTAAACGCAGCAAAAACAGTGCGAGAATCAGAGGAGAGGTTGAAGCTCGCTTTATGGGCATCAGGTGATGGAATGTGGGATTGGCACATTGAAAAAAATCAAGTATTTAGAAGTAATATCTCCAATCCAATTCTGCTAGGAAATAATGTTAAGACACTCCTCAATATTATTCACCCGAAAGACAGACCCAAAGTCGAAAATTTACTTGAAGCACACCTCACAGGAAAAACCGTATTCTTTGAAGCTGAGTACCGAATAAAGAATGAAGATGGTAGCTGGATGTGGTTACTAGATAGAGGTAAGGTCACCGAAACAGATAATCAAAATAGGGCCGTTCGAATGACCGGAACCCTGAGAGATATCACCGCCAAAAAGCAGACTGATAACACTCTGAGATTATCGGCACAAGTGCTCGACAGCATGAGAGAAGCGGTTATTGTTGGCGATAATAACCATCAAATCATCTCAGTGAATCCTGCTTTTACTACTATTACAGGCTTTTCATTTGAAGAGGTGCTCAATAAGCATATTCTTGACTTTGCATCGAATAAGAAAGCCTTCTCACAATACCGAAAGGTCCAGCGTGAGCTGTCTACAAACCATTACTGGTCTGGTGAAAGTACCATAGTCCATAGTGATGGTCGTCAGATCCCGACCTGGCTTGAGGTCACTAAAATAGATGATCACCACGGCAACAATGATTATTTCGTTGCCGTTTTTAACGATATTAGTGCACGTAAAAAAGCCGAGGAGGATCTGCGGTTTTTAGCTAATTATGATGCCTTAACAGGCCTACCAAACCGCAGCTTATTCCAAGATAGAATTCAACATGCGACTAAGCAAGCGAACAGAACAAACAGGCTTGTGGCGCTGCTGTTTATCGATTTAGACCGCTTCAAGTATATCAATGACTCTATGGGTCATCATGTTGGCGATCAATTGCTTAAGTCTGTTGCACAACGGCTCAGAAATATTGTTAGACAGGGAGACACCGTCGCTCGAATAGGGGGAGATGAGTTTACTATCATTTTAGAGAACCTGAGTAAGCAGAGCGCTGCCAAGCAGGTATCAGATAAAATTATTCAAGCCTTTAATACCCCCTTTACCCTAGAGGGCAACCAATTTTCAGTCTCATCATCGATTGGTATCAGCCTGTACCCCAATGATGCTAATAGTAGTGAAGAGTTAATAAAGTTTGCCGATACCGCCATGTATCACGCTAAATCTCAGGGACGCAATAACTATCAATTTTACCTACCGGAGATGAACGAGGTCGTATCTCGCCATGTACAGATTGAAGCGGGCTTAAAACAAGCGATAGAACGTAATGAACTCTACCTAGTCTATCAACCCAAATATACTATCCGCGAACATAAGATAACCGGTTTTGAGGCACTACTACGCTGGCATTCGACTGAGTTAGGTAGTATTACTCCCATGGAGTTTATTCCCGTTGCAGAAGAGATAGGTATGATTGAAAAGATTGGCCATTGGGTGTTAAACCAGGCTTGCCAACAGCTCTCTGCCTGGCATCAAATGGGATATACAGAACTAAACATTGCCGTCAATTTATCAGCAAAACAGCTCAAAACGGATCTGGTCTCTATCGTTGAAGTTGCACTCGGGGTGGCTAACCTGCCCGCCTCAGCGTTGGAATTAGAAATAACAGAGTCAAGCATCATGAATAACCCCGCAGATGCAATCACCATTTTTACTCAACTAAAGACATTAGGTATTGCACTTGCCATTGATGACTTTGGTACAGGCTATTCAAGCTTAAGTTATCTAAAACGCTTCCCCGTTGACACTCTGAAAATCGATAAAGAATTTATTCACGATATCGACAGTCAACAGGCTGATGCCACCATAACCACAGCCATTATCGCAATGGCAAAAAGCTTACAGCTCGAGGTCGTCGCCGAAGGTGTTGAAAATCAGCAACAGCTTGAACTGCTAACGCTACAAGAATGCGATCAAGTCCAAGGATTTCTCTTTAGTAAGCCGCGAAAAGCAACAGAATGCACCGAACTACTCAGGGCGGCAGCTGGTGCTATATAG
- a CDS encoding branched-chain amino acid aminotransferase, whose amino-acid sequence MQINYNLKSASERRTEQFEPETNVGFGNLRTDHMFLMDYRDGEWRDPRVVPYGPFQIAPGAIALHYGQSVFEGAKAFRHDDGEIYTFRLDKNAERLNRSADIICIPGLPEEMQLEAINALIDVDRLWFPMQEDACLYIRPFIFATEDRLSVSPSEQYTFCVILSPSGPYYSDGFDKAIRLLISERFHRAVSGGTGASKAAGNYAASLKAGKAAAEYGAAQVLYLDASNKQIEEVGAMNHFHILKDGTVIIPKFTDTILKSITSESILDLGELLGCEVRQETVMLDQFIADIESGEIIEAGGFGTAAVVSPVGSYIFEDNRVITVGDGHVGDNTRRIYQVLTDIQKGNIEGPSGWIKQVQRVSPV is encoded by the coding sequence ATGCAAATAAACTATAATTTAAAATCTGCGTCTGAGCGCCGTACTGAACAGTTCGAGCCTGAAACTAATGTGGGCTTCGGTAACCTCAGAACCGATCATATGTTTTTGATGGATTATCGCGATGGCGAGTGGCGTGATCCAAGAGTCGTCCCTTATGGACCGTTCCAAATCGCACCCGGTGCCATTGCACTGCATTATGGCCAGTCAGTATTCGAAGGTGCGAAGGCATTTAGGCATGATGATGGTGAGATCTACACTTTCCGTTTAGATAAGAACGCTGAACGTCTTAACCGCTCTGCCGATATTATCTGTATTCCTGGTTTACCTGAAGAGATGCAGTTAGAAGCAATTAACGCGCTTATTGATGTTGATAGACTCTGGTTTCCGATGCAGGAAGATGCCTGTCTCTATATTCGACCGTTTATTTTCGCTACCGAAGACAGATTATCGGTCAGCCCAAGTGAACAGTACACTTTCTGTGTGATCTTAAGCCCAAGTGGTCCTTATTACTCTGATGGCTTCGATAAAGCGATCAGATTGCTTATTAGCGAGCGTTTCCATCGTGCAGTATCTGGTGGAACAGGGGCATCGAAAGCTGCGGGTAACTATGCGGCGTCATTAAAAGCCGGTAAGGCTGCAGCCGAATATGGCGCGGCTCAAGTCTTGTACTTAGATGCAAGCAATAAACAGATCGAAGAAGTGGGTGCAATGAATCACTTCCATATCTTAAAAGATGGCACAGTGATCATTCCTAAGTTCACCGACACTATCTTAAAGTCGATAACCTCTGAGTCGATTTTAGATCTTGGTGAGCTGCTAGGCTGTGAAGTTCGCCAAGAGACTGTAATGCTAGATCAGTTTATTGCCGATATTGAGTCTGGTGAGATCATCGAAGCGGGTGGTTTTGGTACTGCGGCTGTAGTCTCTCCTGTAGGCTCGTATATCTTCGAAGATAACCGCGTCATTACTGTGGGTGATGGCCATGTAGGTGATAACACTCGTCGTATATATCAGGTGTTAACAGATATACAGAAGGGTAATATTGAAGGCCCATCGGGTTGGATTAAGCAGGTGCAGCGCGTTTCACCCGTTTAA
- a CDS encoding flavocytochrome c, whose translation MQTRRSFLKFGAGAAAVGALAPLTVSANSSDVKWHEKHEIVIVGSGFAGLAAAVEAGKLGAKDILVIEKLGVYGGNSTLNAGQACFANTDLQKQLGIEDSAELMVQDQLKSGRGYASEELLKHSAELGPYIYQLTKDCGCVYRDHIINTGGTSATRSHQVVERSGAGFIRPMLKTARSYGVKTKTRHKFEHLITAADGTVLGIQVRKDYHFGHEDSGTLINIKAEKGVLIATGGFGANVAFRQALDPTLGNEVGCTNARGATGDGLIAMLSEGAMPVHLSFIQSGPWASPDEGGFGYGAGFSLYNFPHSIAIDRNTGQRFMNETADRKTRADLEVQRRDKDGKPNPALLIAPKHEAQKDPSMENVLRYNVAWEFDSVDAIAKHFELPTKQLKKQIDDWNKYVKAGEDPQFGKRMNMSTGIYLTAPFIVQRLWPKVHYCQGGIQINTKAEVIAAKNGQPIRKLYAAGEVSGGVHGVSRLGGCSTPECMAFGVTAARSMMKA comes from the coding sequence ATGCAAACAAGACGTTCATTCTTAAAGTTTGGTGCTGGAGCTGCAGCCGTTGGTGCACTCGCTCCCCTCACTGTCAGTGCTAATTCATCTGATGTTAAATGGCATGAAAAGCATGAAATTGTCATCGTTGGATCAGGATTCGCTGGACTTGCAGCAGCGGTCGAGGCTGGCAAGTTAGGGGCTAAAGATATCCTGGTAATCGAAAAACTCGGTGTCTATGGTGGTAATAGCACCCTCAACGCTGGCCAAGCCTGTTTCGCCAATACCGATCTACAAAAACAACTAGGTATCGAAGACAGCGCCGAACTCATGGTGCAGGACCAACTCAAGTCCGGTCGTGGTTATGCCAGCGAAGAGTTACTCAAACACAGTGCCGAGCTGGGCCCATATATCTATCAACTAACCAAAGATTGTGGCTGTGTTTATCGCGATCACATCATCAACACGGGTGGCACCAGTGCAACCCGTAGTCACCAAGTAGTAGAGCGTAGTGGCGCTGGCTTCATTCGACCTATGCTAAAAACTGCACGCAGCTATGGCGTTAAAACTAAAACTCGTCATAAGTTCGAACACTTAATCACGGCTGCTGATGGCACAGTACTTGGAATTCAAGTGCGCAAGGACTACCACTTTGGGCATGAAGATTCTGGCACGCTCATTAACATTAAAGCCGAAAAAGGTGTGCTGATTGCCACCGGTGGTTTTGGCGCAAACGTCGCCTTCAGACAAGCCTTAGACCCAACACTCGGTAATGAAGTGGGTTGTACCAATGCTCGTGGTGCGACCGGAGATGGCCTCATCGCCATGCTATCCGAAGGCGCTATGCCCGTACATTTAAGCTTTATCCAGTCGGGCCCTTGGGCGTCGCCTGATGAAGGTGGATTCGGTTACGGCGCAGGTTTCTCACTGTATAACTTCCCACATTCTATCGCTATCGACCGTAATACGGGCCAGCGTTTCATGAATGAAACCGCCGATCGTAAGACTCGTGCAGATCTAGAGGTTCAGCGTCGCGATAAAGATGGCAAGCCAAACCCAGCCCTACTCATCGCACCAAAACATGAAGCACAAAAAGATCCCTCTATGGAAAATGTGCTTCGTTATAACGTTGCCTGGGAATTTGACAGTGTTGACGCCATCGCCAAGCATTTTGAACTACCGACAAAGCAGCTTAAAAAACAAATAGATGACTGGAACAAATACGTTAAAGCTGGTGAAGACCCTCAGTTTGGCAAACGGATGAACATGAGTACAGGTATCTACCTTACCGCACCATTTATCGTACAGCGACTATGGCCAAAGGTTCACTATTGCCAAGGCGGGATTCAGATCAACACCAAGGCTGAAGTGATCGCCGCCAAGAATGGTCAACCAATTAGAAAATTATACGCGGCAGGCGAAGTCTCTGGTGGTGTACATGGTGTAAGTCGTTTAGGCGGATGTTCAACCCCTGAATGTATGGCATTTGGTGTTACTGCAGCGCGCTCGATGATGAAGGCATAA
- a CDS encoding cytochrome c3 family protein, producing the protein MKLLNTLLVLTLGACLAVSAQARDKRDYHEMVYDSGCKTCHDQGLKSFPSDESCLQCHDMAELAEQTKREGHDAKQNPHDSMHYGQEAPCMECHGEHTKKQALCMDCHNFDYPKFK; encoded by the coding sequence ATGAAACTACTCAATACACTACTTGTGCTCACCTTAGGCGCTTGCCTAGCAGTCTCGGCGCAAGCCCGCGATAAGCGTGACTACCACGAGATGGTTTATGACTCAGGTTGTAAAACCTGTCATGACCAGGGGCTAAAGAGCTTTCCATCAGATGAGTCTTGCCTGCAATGCCACGACATGGCTGAGCTAGCAGAACAGACAAAACGTGAAGGTCACGATGCTAAGCAAAACCCCCATGACAGCATGCACTATGGCCAAGAAGCTCCCTGTATGGAGTGCCATGGTGAGCACACCAAGAAGCAGGCGCTATGTATGGATTGCCATAACTTCGATTATCCCAAATTCAAATAA
- a CDS encoding cupin domain-containing protein, translating to MKKLLVASAILVTGCAVAGDKPADQPWHNAQPTLSTINAPTKVMPMVCKQEQAMAYLKELKSGEKDIYNIKSNDHGGKGANDSGWLTWRVDDPSNLIPCPAGGASATEVGMCWKELNDEPTVIGLVRVAPGTAAPHYHREMECYYGISGAGLTWSQERMQPFGPKDYIEIPSKAMHYTPNTFDDQDLIYMYWFPLDGKFSTFKYQWPQDVGPGEQLMFDFIPYTNSKLVRSGNGGYGWDVVQKSK from the coding sequence ATGAAAAAATTACTCGTAGCTTCGGCTATTCTTGTCACAGGGTGTGCCGTTGCCGGCGATAAGCCAGCCGATCAGCCTTGGCATAACGCCCAGCCTACGCTTTCTACAATTAACGCACCGACCAAAGTCATGCCTATGGTGTGTAAACAAGAGCAAGCTATGGCTTATCTTAAAGAGCTTAAGTCGGGTGAAAAAGATATTTACAACATCAAGTCAAACGATCACGGCGGCAAAGGCGCAAATGACTCTGGCTGGTTAACTTGGCGTGTTGATGACCCAAGCAACTTGATCCCATGCCCAGCAGGTGGCGCATCTGCGACTGAAGTTGGCATGTGTTGGAAAGAGCTTAACGATGAGCCAACGGTTATCGGTTTAGTGCGTGTTGCACCTGGTACTGCAGCGCCGCATTACCATCGTGAAATGGAATGTTACTACGGTATCAGTGGTGCTGGTCTGACTTGGTCACAAGAGCGTATGCAACCATTTGGGCCTAAAGACTATATTGAGATCCCAAGTAAAGCGATGCACTACACGCCTAACACATTTGACGACCAAGACTTGATCTACATGTACTGGTTCCCACTCGATGGCAAGTTCTCAACCTTCAAGTACCAGTGGCCACAAGATGTAGGTCCAGGTGAGCAGCTGATGTTTGATTTCATTCCATACACTAACTCTAAACTTGTCCGTTCAGGCAACGGTGGTTACGGGTGGGATGTGGTTCAAAAATCTAAGTAA
- a CDS encoding DUF3299 domain-containing protein: protein MKTLILALSLLFSPALLAEEAISILWNNLAPGSAGLAVETNVNLELDGKKVIIPGFVVPLDGQKSGYTKHFLLTPQQGASVHTRPSPPNQLIHVAFDVPIKIPDLQQPMYIAGILSVKSEQAGFAKTGYQMKGIEAIAYPVQVSMPNASHRAPTRIR from the coding sequence ATGAAAACACTAATTTTGGCTCTTAGCTTACTCTTTAGCCCAGCCCTTTTAGCCGAAGAGGCGATATCGATCCTTTGGAATAACTTGGCTCCAGGGTCTGCTGGCTTAGCGGTAGAAACCAATGTCAATCTAGAGCTTGATGGTAAAAAAGTGATTATCCCGGGTTTCGTGGTGCCACTAGATGGCCAAAAAAGTGGCTATACCAAGCACTTCTTATTAACGCCACAACAGGGCGCCAGTGTCCACACACGGCCTTCCCCGCCAAACCAATTGATCCATGTCGCGTTCGATGTCCCCATCAAGATACCCGATCTGCAACAACCTATGTATATCGCCGGGATCTTGAGCGTGAAGAGTGAACAGGCAGGTTTTGCAAAAACTGGTTACCAGATGAAAGGCATCGAAGCTATCGCGTATCCGGTGCAAGTCAGCATGCCAAATGCAAGCCATAGAGCACCGACACGAATTCGTTAA